The genomic region CATGTTAGCTTAGCAGTGTGGGTAATTTGTTTCACATTCATTCCGAAATTTTTGGCTGCTGGATTTTCATCTCAggggtaccaaaatacaaaggaTTTCTGGGAATTCTAATCTCTAAAACCACACCATTAGTGAGGAAAGCCTCTATTTTTCTGCAATCTGCATCTTCTGGCAGCTCAAGCCTCCTTACGTATCCATATAACCACCAATTGCAGGTTCTCCAATCCTTTGTCTTGCCTTCCCTTTGCTGCTTTACTTGTCCACTAATTTCCATAACTTTCCCTTTCTCAACATGGATTTGTATGTTAGTTTTCCCCACTCCTGCTTTTAATCACCATTCATCAGTCTTTGATCAAAATATGCCATatccatacatacatatatatgttgTAGCATCAAAGTGTTCCAAAGGACTTACCTGGAAGTGGTGCTTTAAGTACATAAGCCTGGTCTGTGTGAAACCAATCAACTGTGGTCTTGCCGGAGTTCCTTAAATTATATAACAAGGCGTCTGAATCAAAATCCCACAGGGGAAAGGCGTCTGATGGATCAAAGAATTTCCCAAACAACAAGGGACTAAATAATGACCCTTCTCCAAACACCTTATGCATTGTAATTGGACTACCCTGCTGGGACAGTAACCTCTTCAACACATCTTCATGTAACGAAATGCACCATTTCTGAGGAGTTTGATCATCTGTTTGAACTTCAAGTTTAATGCAACTACTCATAGAAAATGTAAtgatttgagacttttgtgggaAAAAAGTTTCCTGGGGAGTTTGGCACCTTATAGTGTGTTAGAGGAGGGAGTGAACAAATTCCCTGGGAATATTTTGAAGAGTgtaaagattttttattttttaaaaaaaagaagtgGAATCATTCTCTTGAGGACTGAATTTGATGCTTTTCTGATGATCCACTATAGAAGATGTGGTAAAATTATAATGTTTATTGCAGAGAATCTTATGTAGAACAATCTATTCTTGAATGTGGTAGTCTGAGTCTTCCACTTAATAATTCTGATAAAAGTTAGAGAAAATAAGATGTGGTTAAGCATAAACAGTAAGAAATAGGCTTAGATTGTTAGAGAAGAATATTAGAGAGCATAGAAGGTCAAGCACTTTTGTTTCTGTGAGAAGAATCTTGGTCATTATTCTTTTCTTGAATGAAAAGATAAAAGAACATGGTGGTAGCATCATGATCAGGCACGGTGGCTGACTTCAACTCCAAGCAAAGAGTCCCTCTAAGTGGTAATAGTCTCATGAGATTTGTTCAtagatttttggatttttttttaaattattattatttcaaactTTTGGTGTTGAAGATTTCCAAAACCCCAAATAttgaaaagaaattataaaaataattaaacttaaaactcgtcaattaattttttaattaacaaTTTTCATAGTTAATCGTTATTATGTTGATGTAGTCCTTGactgtagttgaattatgaaaatCTAAGTCAACAAAAAAATTAAGATATATTATAaatctatatatattttataaatttagaatttagcctctatatttttattttctagacTATATAATTGACTTAACTTTTCAGATTTCATAATCAAAATTATTAACAtgatatttcaaaataaaaatacttaCTTATGTAATTAGTAAATATCTTATAATAAACTTAAAAGCAAAGTATTATTTAATAAATCACAAAAACTAAATCATGGATTCATAAGCCCACGTGTAAGCTGAAAAATCAATAGCCCGGCAATATCACAAAAccaataacaatatatatatatatatataggccaGTTGAAAGGCAAAGCCTTTGATGCCGGCAATTCCAAATTACCAGCATTAAACAAAACTAATAAAAACTTAATTCTAAATAAGAAAATTCATTTCATTAGAAACAGAACACAAACTCAAATCTGCAGCATATAGGCGTCAACTACAAAATAGTAAAATACTACaagaataattttaaaaaatagattaTACCTTACTTTAATATgattaaaaaccaaaaaaataacCCAATTACACATATACCTGCAAGAATTTGCTATacaattttttattgaaaaatggCTTCGCATTAGCTAAATACAACCCAAAGCTATCTTTAATGAAGACTTACATTATTTTACTTTGTACTTGGGTAGATAAGAGtgaattaataaagataaaattatatcttCTCACTGCACCAATTACTAACTTCTCTATTTGGTTGGATAAGCAATTCTTGAAAGTGCTTTTAGTTCAAAAAGAAATCTATTTGAGATTGTTGGTATTCTATCAGAAAAGAAAACTGAATAGATGAAGAAAACTAGACTAATATTAAGGTTCACAATTTATACTAAGTGAAGACAACAACCCACTAGCAATATGTTTCTAAACTTAAACATCAAACATAAATTCAAATAACAAAACACCTAAAAATAGCAAACACTAAAAATAGGAGTCCTAAACACATCAACTAACACTCCTCCTTGCTTTAGGAGCTGCAAACACCAAGTGTTATTCTCAAAACTTCAAATTTGCTTATTGGGAGTGGCTTGGTGAAGATATTTACAACTTGCTCTCTGTTTTATAATGAACCAATATAATGTTACCTTTTTTTGTATTTCCCTTAAAAAGaaatgtttaatgttgaaatgcTTAGTCTTCCCAAGAAATACTGGATTGTGAGAAATTGCAATGGCAGCTTGATTATCAACAAAATCTCAACCACAAAGCTTGATTAACAACGGCTGCTGCAGCAACAAATTCTACTTCTGCAGTGGATTGAGTCACAGTTTCTTGCTTCTTTGAGTTCCATGATAACACACTAGATCCAAAAGTAAAAAATAACCTAATGTACTCCTTATGTCATCAATAGAACCTCCCCAATTACTATCAAAGAAGCCAACAAGCTTGAACTCCGTGCTTCTTGTGAATTTAACACCAAAACTACTCGTGTCTTTAATGTAACAAACTAGTCTCTTAGCAACCCTGAGATGCAATTCACTAGCACAATGCATAAATCGTGACAAAATACTTATAGCATTTAAAATATTAGAATGTGTTGTTGTAAGATATATTAAGCAATCAATCAAACTTCTAAAATATCCCTCATCAACTTTATCAGCTCTATCTTCTTTACATAGCTTCTCCTTTTGATTGATAGGAGTACTCACTTCTTTGCATTCTTCAAGTTTGAATTTCTTCAAGATTTCTTTGGCATACTTCTTCTGGTAGATGAATACTTCATGCTCAGCCTGTTAAATTTCCATTCGGATAAAAAAAGACATCAATCTGAGATTTGTCATTTAAAAAACCTTCATCATCTCCTGCTTGAATTCCTCAAGCAACCATGCATCATTTCCCATCAGTAAGAGATCAACATAAAGAGAGACTATCAAAATATCATTATTCTTACATTTGACATAAAGAGTGGTCAGACATATTTTTTTCAAAACCCAAGCTCAGCAAATGATTATCTATCTTACTGTACCAAGCTCT from Gossypium arboreum isolate Shixiya-1 chromosome 1, ASM2569848v2, whole genome shotgun sequence harbors:
- the LOC108456344 gene encoding 21.7 kDa class VI heat shock protein-like: MSSCIKLEVQTDDQTPQKWCISLHEDVLKRLLSQQGSPITMHKVFGEGSLFSPLLFGKFFDPSDAFPLWDFDSDALLYNLRNSGKTTVDWFHTDQAYVLKAPLPGVGKTNIQIHVEKGKVMEISGQVKQQREGKTKDWRTCNWWLYGYVRRLELPEDADCRKIEAFLTNGVVLEIRIPRNPLYFGTPEMKIQQPKISE